From Methanosarcina lacustris Z-7289, one genomic window encodes:
- the nikR gene encoding nickel-responsive transcriptional regulator NikR, which yields MENKLMRIGISLPGELLDKFDKALMKRGYSSRSEGIRDAIRTYNQHYEWMQRIEGKRTATFSIVYDCSKKGITSTLAEIQHEYMDQISSSVHFHMEENFCFEMIILEGDGDKIVELAEKILSLKGVKHSRLTTIPEEKTE from the coding sequence ATGGAAAACAAACTTATGAGAATAGGGATTTCCCTTCCAGGAGAGCTTCTGGATAAGTTTGATAAAGCTCTTATGAAGAGAGGATATTCCTCACGTTCTGAAGGCATAAGGGATGCCATAAGAACATACAACCAGCACTATGAATGGATGCAGCGGATAGAGGGTAAAAGGACTGCAACTTTTTCTATTGTATACGACTGCTCAAAAAAAGGCATAACAAGTACCCTGGCAGAAATTCAGCATGAATACATGGATCAGATAAGTTCTTCAGTCCATTTCCATATGGAAGAAAATTTCTGCTTTGAAATGATAATCCTCGAGGGGGACGGAGATAAAATAGTGGAGCTGGCTGAGAAAATCCTTAGTTTAAAGGGAGTTAAGCACTCCAGATTAACAACCATACCTGAAGAGAAGACAGAATGA
- a CDS encoding peptidylprolyl isomerase, translating to MAIQKGDFIKLNYTGRFENGKIFDTTDEELAKKEEIFNPRGLYGGDVVIVGAGHTIEGLDEDLEGKDAGYTGTVSIPPEKAFGPGNPDLVETVSITKFQDRNVHPGMPVELDDKKGVVSRVIGRRVTVDFNSPLAGKTVSYEYTIEQVLEADVEKIQGLLALYTGIRDTEIDITDNVAKINVPTGLTFNQRWLMAKNRVASELFKYTGIKEVQLIEKLTAEAEVSAPAEPEVEAEAETEVKEEPSESQE from the coding sequence ATGGCAATTCAGAAAGGCGATTTCATAAAGTTAAACTACACAGGTAGGTTTGAGAACGGCAAGATTTTCGACACAACAGACGAAGAACTTGCAAAGAAAGAAGAGATCTTTAATCCCCGCGGCCTTTACGGCGGAGACGTCGTTATTGTCGGGGCAGGGCACACAATCGAGGGTCTTGATGAAGACCTTGAAGGAAAAGATGCTGGTTACACCGGTACAGTTTCAATCCCTCCGGAAAAAGCATTCGGTCCGGGCAACCCTGATCTCGTAGAGACCGTTTCCATAACAAAGTTCCAGGACAGAAATGTTCACCCTGGTATGCCTGTTGAACTGGATGACAAAAAAGGAGTTGTCAGCAGGGTTATCGGCCGCAGGGTTACTGTAGATTTTAACAGCCCCCTCGCGGGCAAGACGGTTAGCTACGAGTACACCATTGAACAGGTCCTTGAGGCAGATGTTGAAAAGATCCAGGGTCTTCTTGCTCTCTATACAGGCATTCGTGACACGGAAATCGACATCACTGACAATGTCGCAAAGATCAATGTGCCCACTGGTCTGACCTTCAACCAGCGCTGGCTCATGGCAAAGAACAGGGTAGCATCCGAACTCTTCAAATACACCGGTATCAAAGAAGTCCAGCTCATTGAAAAGCTCACCGCAGAAGCTGAAGTTTCTGCACCTGCTGAGCCTGAAGTCGAAGCTGAAGCCGAAACAGAAGTTAAAGAAGAGCCTTCAGAATCCCAGGAATAA
- a CDS encoding tyrosine-type recombinase/integrase encodes MYENNLLLERGAARDLPETILLSDFLLDCQVRNFSPRTVQSYKSNLKYFLSRHPIRISPEDLKVFLVHIRDEKGFAQSTVENYFAALSSFNDFLEWEGVIERNVVPQFRKRYLRQYKDQRNEERQLINLEQMRDLIDSAEWICHKAMFVFFAKTGIRRQELIDLDVQDLHVSKRYAVLKPHAKRSNRIVFFDDECAQVLETWLKWRYNRKIRISALFIGVQGSRISRDAVYEAVTEHGLQLGFHNPEGLLNEKFTPHCFRHWFTTWLRRAGCPRAIIQELRGDTRKEAIDIYDHITQDELKEDYLKYIPKLGIKL; translated from the coding sequence ATGTACGAAAATAATCTTTTGCTGGAACGTGGTGCAGCCCGGGATCTTCCCGAAACAATCCTCCTTTCTGATTTTTTGCTTGATTGCCAGGTTCGGAACTTTTCACCCCGGACAGTTCAGAGCTATAAGAGCAACCTGAAATATTTTTTATCCAGGCATCCTATCCGGATATCTCCAGAGGACCTCAAGGTTTTTCTTGTCCATATCAGGGATGAAAAAGGATTTGCTCAATCTACGGTGGAAAATTACTTTGCTGCTCTTTCTTCTTTTAATGACTTCCTGGAATGGGAGGGAGTTATCGAAAGAAATGTGGTTCCTCAATTCAGGAAACGGTATCTGAGGCAGTACAAAGACCAGAGGAATGAGGAAAGGCAGCTGATTAACCTGGAACAGATGAGGGACCTTATTGATTCTGCAGAGTGGATCTGTCATAAGGCTATGTTTGTATTTTTTGCAAAAACTGGTATCAGGAGACAGGAGCTTATAGACCTGGATGTCCAGGACCTGCATGTATCCAAGAGGTATGCTGTCCTTAAGCCTCATGCGAAAAGAAGCAACCGGATAGTGTTCTTTGATGATGAGTGCGCCCAGGTCCTGGAAACGTGGCTGAAATGGCGGTATAACAGGAAAATAAGGATAAGTGCCCTGTTTATAGGTGTCCAGGGTTCCCGGATATCCAGGGATGCAGTTTATGAGGCTGTAACAGAGCACGGTTTACAGCTGGGCTTCCATAACCCGGAAGGCCTGCTTAATGAGAAGTTTACTCCTCACTGTTTCCGGCACTGGTTTACAACATGGTTAAGGCGGGCAGGCTGTCCAAGGGCTATTATCCAGGAGCTCAGGGGAGATACAAGGAAAGAGGCAATAGACATTTACGACCATATCACCCAGGATGAGCTGAAGGAAGATTATCTGAAATATATTCCTAAGCTGGGAATAAAATTATGA
- a CDS encoding rolling circle replication-associated protein: MSLSEAQIKGIARLTFEKPYTMPQLANFIHASYREVYDFFRTKQAKTLFIVKRPWVEILETADPKLSCGNHTYYKKWVQNPDVLVRLSPKGFDLITARANLKLEICTGSEPENRQQKRYLARKTEKQIFRKLNYPQLVRNALAAGDLDPSDLPTSSRPGSAKYLALVPDRENRILEEALSMEENSFVDPEIISGNESANESANESANQPLPAGWTLSSMMQNYSETYTPALGAFGAAGLPEEGEPIDLPYSFDKMLEKFDQDMYKKFDPYKLGKCSPERYETVMKLIRANIKNFGYTIDLKEENGKRRFIPHNQELFEECVERFEDYLERTASESLVLMPIKDPWGIPILKPNANRFQNEEKRVEARIRFENIFNDASRKYTTAIMLTLTSGQWHRNIFEDTKKFQENFNKLITRLRKETKDKRVNELVKRNPEFLKVQISKNLINIPEGEGMPGGEESDSEYFQRIRREQKAHNVTASELREAATEYIKQDFNLKLPYLCVREFQRNGNVHYHIVIFGVSWLKHNDEISRIWQEYGQGKITKINKIRFNEERGYIWADKAPEDSKGRQPLEYLKKYLLKGQYAEKNPEASLLYWVFNSRFFTYSSSLLSDEHRPRPYISKGLYEFAGVCGNEYWIDNGDSLICVETIAAG, translated from the coding sequence ATGTCTTTGTCCGAAGCTCAGATCAAAGGTATAGCCAGGCTTACCTTTGAAAAGCCTTATACGATGCCTCAGCTAGCTAATTTTATTCATGCCTCTTACCGTGAGGTATACGACTTTTTCCGGACCAAGCAAGCTAAAACTCTATTTATTGTTAAACGTCCCTGGGTTGAAATTTTAGAAACAGCTGATCCTAAATTAAGCTGTGGAAATCATACTTATTATAAAAAATGGGTCCAGAATCCTGATGTTTTGGTTAGACTTTCCCCAAAAGGCTTTGACTTGATAACTGCCAGGGCAAATCTCAAACTAGAGATTTGCACAGGTTCAGAGCCAGAAAACCGCCAACAGAAAAGATACCTTGCTAGAAAAACCGAGAAACAAATTTTTAGAAAACTCAACTATCCCCAACTGGTCCGGAACGCCCTTGCAGCTGGGGACCTGGACCCTTCCGACCTCCCGACCTCCAGCAGGCCAGGCAGCGCAAAATATCTTGCACTTGTCCCTGACCGAGAAAACAGGATCCTCGAGGAAGCTCTTTCTATGGAAGAAAATTCCTTTGTGGATCCGGAAATAATTTCCGGAAATGAAAGTGCAAATGAAAGTGCAAATGAAAGTGCAAATCAACCGCTTCCCGCAGGCTGGACCCTATCTTCCATGATGCAAAACTACTCAGAAACATATACTCCGGCGCTCGGCGCCTTCGGCGCAGCTGGTCTTCCTGAAGAAGGAGAACCAATAGACCTTCCTTACTCTTTTGACAAAATGCTTGAAAAGTTCGATCAGGATATGTACAAAAAGTTTGATCCTTACAAGCTCGGAAAATGTAGTCCTGAAAGGTACGAAACTGTAATGAAACTCATCAGGGCCAATATCAAAAACTTCGGGTACACCATTGACCTTAAAGAAGAAAACGGCAAGCGTAGATTTATTCCACATAATCAGGAACTCTTTGAAGAATGCGTCGAACGATTCGAAGACTACCTGGAAAGGACAGCCAGCGAATCTTTAGTCTTAATGCCAATAAAAGATCCATGGGGCATCCCCATCTTGAAACCAAACGCTAACAGGTTTCAGAATGAAGAAAAGCGCGTAGAGGCTCGAATAAGGTTCGAAAACATATTCAATGATGCTTCCAGGAAGTACACAACCGCTATCATGCTTACCCTAACTTCTGGACAGTGGCACAGAAATATCTTTGAAGATACAAAAAAGTTCCAAGAAAACTTCAATAAACTTATAACCCGACTGCGAAAAGAAACAAAAGACAAGAGGGTAAATGAACTTGTAAAAAGAAATCCTGAATTTCTCAAAGTTCAGATATCTAAAAATCTTATAAATATCCCAGAAGGAGAAGGCATGCCTGGAGGGGAAGAATCTGACTCTGAATATTTCCAGCGTATCCGGAGAGAGCAAAAAGCCCACAACGTAACAGCCTCAGAACTCCGGGAAGCTGCAACCGAATACATCAAACAAGACTTCAACCTAAAACTCCCGTACCTCTGCGTCCGGGAATTCCAGAGGAACGGGAACGTACATTACCACATAGTAATTTTTGGTGTAAGCTGGCTTAAACATAATGATGAAATCAGCCGTATCTGGCAGGAATACGGCCAAGGAAAAATAACCAAAATAAATAAAATTCGCTTTAATGAAGAGAGGGGTTATATCTGGGCTGATAAAGCGCCTGAAGATTCCAAAGGCAGGCAGCCTTTAGAGTATCTTAAAAAATATCTGCTTAAAGGGCAATATGCAGAAAAGAACCCTGAAGCCTCCCTTCTTTATTGGGTTTTCAACTCTCGCTTTTTCACATATTCCAGCTCTCTTCTGAGTGATGAACACAGGCCAAGACCGTATATTTCAAAAGGTTTGTATGAGTTCGCTGGGGTCTGTGGTAATGAATACTGGATAGATAACGGAGATTCTCTTATCTGTGTAGAGACAATAGCTGCAGGGTAA
- a CDS encoding type II toxin-antitoxin system RelE family toxin has protein sequence MSFEIKLHPDAVKFLVNLNPETKERLKSGIKSLEIDPFKSRSRSDIKKLKGTKKRDDLYRLRVGDYRVIYAVEENTVLVLDIIPRERGYDWL, from the coding sequence ATGAGTTTCGAAATAAAGCTGCATCCTGATGCAGTAAAGTTTCTGGTAAATTTAAATCCCGAGACGAAAGAGAGGTTAAAGTCAGGGATAAAAAGTCTGGAAATAGACCCCTTTAAAAGTAGATCCCGTTCCGACATAAAAAAGCTGAAAGGAACGAAAAAAAGAGATGATCTGTACCGTTTAAGAGTTGGAGATTATAGAGTTATCTATGCAGTGGAAGAAAATACTGTTTTAGTTCTTGATATAATTCCACGAGAAAGAGGATATGACTGGCTTTGA
- a CDS encoding IS1182 family transposase, whose translation MVFIESSKNEVWTLPPDIRDLIPSDHICYLVEAFVDMMDFNEFEIRCEGPGHPSYHPCILCKILIQSMLDRVRSSRAIARNVRENIVYMHLAEHLQPDFRTISDFRKNNENLITEVFKNTVKAAKDLGVIGLEQLSTDGSIVKASASKNSTVIIDVLEVIGEYVNNELKKGIELDKVEDKNFGSCRGYDQLNKSGKYKVKSVVAKYIKQVNKDKFDNRKKEIEETVKEALNEFEKDSIEKVSLTDQESRFMKNKREILKLAYNTQITVDHKLGIIVANDVCQDRNDMHQLKPQIELVEENCGLLKEGTRICADSGYCSGENIHYLNEKKLDPYIPEKKEVTKTATENVKVIRFNIGNFEYDEKNDEFICPENQRLKFLCENYEEKKKRKYRIYKGTECKKCEFSKNCTKRKDGIRRLKIANFSKERKELTDKMKTEEAKKIFGQRKQVVEPAIGNYKENLGFRDFFTRGLKSVRNEFNLVCTAVNLRKIWIYLIKMSEIGEKIEINGAFRLKKGIMN comes from the coding sequence ATGGTTTTCATCGAATCTTCAAAAAATGAAGTCTGGACTCTACCCCCAGACATTCGAGATCTTATTCCTTCAGATCATATCTGTTATTTGGTTGAGGCTTTTGTAGATATGATGGATTTTAATGAATTTGAAATCAGGTGTGAAGGCCCTGGACACCCTTCTTATCATCCTTGTATATTGTGTAAGATTTTGATTCAATCTATGCTTGATAGAGTTCGATCATCGCGAGCGATAGCTCGCAACGTTCGAGAAAATATAGTTTACATGCATTTGGCTGAACACCTGCAACCTGATTTTAGAACAATCAGTGACTTCCGAAAAAACAATGAAAACTTGATCACAGAAGTGTTTAAAAACACGGTTAAGGCGGCTAAAGATCTGGGAGTTATAGGCCTTGAGCAATTAAGCACTGATGGATCCATAGTAAAAGCTTCTGCGTCAAAAAACAGTACGGTTATAATAGATGTTTTGGAAGTAATTGGAGAATATGTCAACAATGAATTAAAAAAAGGCATTGAATTAGACAAAGTTGAGGATAAAAATTTTGGAAGCTGCCGTGGTTACGATCAGTTGAATAAAAGTGGAAAATATAAAGTAAAATCTGTAGTTGCGAAGTATATAAAGCAAGTAAATAAGGATAAATTTGATAATAGAAAAAAAGAGATAGAAGAAACAGTTAAGGAAGCACTTAATGAATTTGAAAAAGACAGCATTGAGAAAGTGAGCTTGACTGATCAAGAATCTCGGTTTATGAAAAACAAAAGGGAAATTTTGAAACTGGCATATAATACTCAAATAACAGTGGATCATAAACTGGGGATTATTGTTGCAAATGACGTCTGTCAAGATAGAAATGATATGCATCAATTGAAACCACAAATTGAACTTGTGGAAGAAAATTGTGGTTTGTTGAAAGAAGGCACAAGAATATGTGCAGATAGTGGATATTGTAGTGGAGAAAACATACATTACCTTAATGAGAAGAAATTGGATCCATACATCCCAGAAAAAAAAGAAGTAACTAAAACAGCAACAGAAAACGTTAAAGTTATAAGGTTTAATATTGGTAATTTTGAGTATGATGAAAAAAATGATGAATTTATTTGCCCTGAAAATCAAAGATTGAAGTTTTTATGTGAGAATTATGAGGAAAAAAAGAAGAGAAAATACCGAATTTACAAGGGAACTGAATGTAAAAAATGTGAATTTAGCAAAAATTGTACAAAAAGAAAGGATGGAATTAGACGTTTAAAAATAGCTAATTTTTCAAAAGAGAGAAAAGAATTAACAGATAAAATGAAAACAGAAGAAGCAAAAAAAATATTTGGACAAAGAAAGCAGGTAGTTGAACCTGCAATTGGAAATTATAAAGAGAATCTTGGATTTAGAGATTTTTTCACAAGAGGATTGAAATCAGTACGAAACGAATTTAATTTAGTATGTACTGCAGTTAATTTAAGGAAAATATGGATTTACTTGATCAAAATGAGCGAAATAGGTGAAAAAATCGAAATAAATGGAGCTTTCCGATTGAAAAAAGGAATAATGAATTGA
- a CDS encoding DUF7557 family protein: MVKMSIMGEATTIPVTKDVRDRLKQYGMKGETYNNILKRLMNEVDYETFMERQYKKLEEKEKFVSLDEV, encoded by the coding sequence ATGGTTAAAATGAGCATTATGGGTGAAGCTACCACAATTCCAGTTACAAAAGACGTAAGAGACAGATTGAAACAGTATGGTATGAAAGGAGAAACTTACAACAACATCCTCAAACGCCTTATGAATGAAGTTGATTACGAGACATTCATGGAGCGCCAGTACAAAAAACTTGAAGAAAAAGAGAAATTTGTAAGCCTGGATGAAGTCTGA
- a CDS encoding calcium/sodium antiporter yields MYLVNVLLFVGGLLLLVKGADIFVGSSSWIAKRYGVSEFIIGLTLVSIGTSVPELASSLTASFEQANGIVIGNVLGSNIANIGLVVSTAALLSNVKTEELMLRRDGYIMLFSAFLFLLFILDFRISRIEALIFLLLYVAYLLFLLDKVKKHDEDIYFIDFMNYFFKFEYIFDLKTRIESGVRGRIEEKRIKEKVTESSEETERKTKAEEEIGAKNKTGNKIRTDNESRTGNKIRTDNESRTGNEIRTDYESRTDNESRTDNESRTETENEIENEVKNPYESSLLKEFLKLVAGVLAIIIGARYFIEQSIFFAQLLEVPETLIGISLVAIGTSLPELMVTVSAARSGYASIAIGNVIGSNITNTLLILGCSGLVHPLTLTKISVYYITPFMLFISLLLILFIRTGWRIKRFEGLILFLLYSGFMIFIFHFG; encoded by the coding sequence GTGTATCTGGTTAACGTCCTTCTTTTTGTCGGCGGACTGCTGCTGCTTGTAAAGGGAGCTGACATTTTTGTAGGGTCTTCGTCCTGGATTGCGAAAAGGTATGGGGTCTCTGAGTTTATAATAGGGCTAACTCTGGTATCGATCGGGACATCTGTGCCTGAACTTGCCTCCTCCCTTACGGCATCCTTCGAACAAGCAAACGGAATAGTCATAGGCAATGTACTCGGGTCAAACATCGCAAACATAGGACTGGTCGTGAGTACCGCTGCCCTTCTATCCAATGTGAAGACTGAAGAGCTGATGCTTAGAAGAGACGGCTATATAATGTTATTTTCCGCCTTTCTTTTTTTGCTTTTCATTCTGGACTTCAGAATTTCAAGAATTGAAGCCTTAATTTTCCTTTTGCTATATGTTGCCTATCTTCTTTTCTTGCTTGATAAGGTGAAAAAACATGACGAGGATATATACTTCATAGATTTCATGAACTATTTTTTCAAGTTTGAGTATATTTTTGATTTAAAAACAAGGATTGAATCAGGTGTGAGAGGACGAATTGAAGAAAAAAGAATAAAGGAAAAAGTAACAGAGAGCTCTGAAGAAACAGAACGAAAAACTAAAGCAGAAGAAGAGATTGGTGCAAAGAATAAAACCGGTAATAAGATTAGAACCGATAATGAAAGTAGAACCGGTAATAAGATTAGAACCGATAATGAAAGTAGAACCGGTAATGAGATTAGAACAGATTATGAGAGTAGAACCGATAATGAGAGTAGAACCGATAATGAGAGTAGAACCGAAACAGAAAATGAGATTGAAAATGAAGTAAAAAATCCTTATGAAAGCAGCCTTTTAAAAGAGTTTCTCAAACTGGTCGCAGGTGTACTTGCCATAATTATTGGAGCCAGGTACTTTATAGAGCAGTCAATATTTTTTGCCCAGCTGCTGGAGGTTCCGGAGACTCTTATCGGTATAAGCCTTGTTGCAATTGGGACTTCCCTTCCTGAGCTGATGGTAACAGTTTCTGCAGCCCGCAGCGGTTATGCCAGCATAGCTATTGGAAACGTAATAGGGTCAAATATTACGAATACTCTTTTGATTTTGGGTTGCTCGGGGCTTGTTCACCCCCTCACATTAACCAAAATCAGTGTATATTACATAACGCCTTTCATGTTGTTTATAAGTCTCCTGCTTATCTTATTTATCCGGACAGGCTGGAGGATAAAAAGGTTTGAAGGGCTTATCCTTTTCCTTCTTTACTCAGGATTCATGATTTTCATTTTCCACTTTGGATAA
- a CDS encoding DUF2683 family protein codes for MVQAMINIDEKTNRVLNIVKAKYGLKDKSAAIIHMAAEYEKELMEPELRPEFVEKAQEIMKQEPIDVGTVENWKKMLDC; via the coding sequence GTGGTTCAAGCAATGATCAACATTGACGAAAAAACAAATCGGGTCCTCAATATTGTAAAAGCCAAATACGGCTTGAAAGACAAAAGTGCAGCTATCATACATATGGCAGCTGAATATGAAAAAGAACTCATGGAGCCTGAGCTCAGGCCTGAGTTTGTTGAAAAGGCTCAGGAGATCATGAAACAGGAGCCTATAGATGTGGGAACAGTTGAGAACTGGAAAAAAATGCTTGACTGCTGA
- a CDS encoding GNAT family N-acetyltransferase, with protein MEQKRVSVIITAVIKNTENYINGFSIKGDSMGLTQVSTRLVSYFEIFMKLLRDTFGSLLLKKWISTEKENIERVDETMLPEILRIQAEGLDDKNQENLIKYSKKLKNIFYVIKNQDKIAGYCVYYLKPELSFKGLVKKSVIYSIAIDKKFQKMGCGRKLLEESIEEMRLNGISSVLLYVNVNNTPAIKLYEKIGFQIIIKIASVCGQEETCYTMELKLA; from the coding sequence ATGGAGCAAAAAAGAGTTTCTGTTATAATAACAGCAGTGATTAAAAACACGGAGAATTATATCAATGGCTTTTCAATTAAAGGTGATTCGATGGGTCTCACGCAGGTTTCTACGAGATTAGTTTCATATTTTGAGATTTTTATGAAACTTCTGCGGGACACTTTCGGATCCCTTCTTCTTAAAAAATGGATCTCTACCGAGAAGGAAAATATTGAACGTGTAGATGAAACTATGCTCCCGGAGATCCTCAGAATTCAAGCAGAGGGACTTGATGATAAGAACCAGGAGAATCTTATAAAATACTCAAAGAAACTAAAAAATATTTTTTACGTAATTAAAAATCAGGACAAAATTGCAGGCTACTGCGTATACTACCTGAAACCAGAACTTTCGTTCAAAGGGCTGGTAAAAAAATCCGTAATTTACTCAATTGCAATTGACAAAAAATTTCAGAAAATGGGATGTGGTAGGAAGCTTCTGGAAGAGAGTATAGAAGAAATGAGGTTAAATGGAATATCTTCTGTTCTCCTGTATGTAAATGTAAACAATACTCCTGCAATAAAACTGTACGAAAAAATAGGTTTCCAAATAATCATAAAAATAGCAAGTGTATGCGGCCAGGAAGAGACCTGCTATACAATGGAGTTAAAACTTGCCTGA
- a CDS encoding nucleoside deaminase, with protein MLEKYLLFMRRAIELSLECVKRGGGPFGAVIAKNGKIVSESCNQVTILNDPTAHAEISAIREAARKLNTFDLSGCEIYASCEPCPMCFGAIYWARIDRVFFASTRSDAENIGFDDSFIYEEISRPVRERSIEFKQLLRGEALEAFRAWEEAEDKVKY; from the coding sequence ATGTTAGAAAAATATCTTTTGTTTATGAGGCGTGCCATTGAACTTTCGCTGGAATGTGTAAAAAGAGGAGGAGGGCCATTTGGGGCCGTCATTGCGAAAAATGGGAAAATAGTTTCGGAAAGCTGCAACCAGGTCACCATACTTAATGATCCGACTGCCCATGCAGAGATCAGTGCCATAAGAGAGGCAGCCCGGAAACTAAATACCTTTGACCTTAGCGGATGTGAGATCTATGCTTCCTGCGAACCCTGCCCCATGTGCTTCGGGGCCATTTACTGGGCAAGGATAGATAGAGTTTTCTTTGCCAGCACAAGGTCCGATGCCGAAAATATCGGCTTTGACGATTCCTTCATATACGAGGAAATTTCACGCCCCGTTCGGGAACGAAGCATTGAATTCAAACAGCTCCTCAGGGGAGAGGCGCTGGAGGCTTTCAGGGCTTGGGAAGAAGCTGAGGATAAGGTGAAATACTAA
- a CDS encoding DUF5661 family protein produces MITLTTKSFTAEEAKAVGEKLGLKWDKFDVDQFRRGMDVELEHGTIDPATNVTNDDPVMTGKIALAHLNEFPDYYDRLEEMEEEAEEFWEKD; encoded by the coding sequence GTGATAACGTTGACAACCAAAAGTTTTACCGCTGAAGAAGCAAAAGCAGTTGGAGAAAAACTGGGATTAAAATGGGATAAATTCGATGTTGACCAGTTCCGCAGAGGCATGGACGTAGAGCTGGAACATGGAACCATAGACCCCGCAACAAACGTTACGAACGACGACCCCGTAATGACAGGAAAGATTGCTCTGGCTCATCTTAACGAGTTTCCGGACTATTACGACAGGCTGGAAGAAATGGAAGAAGAAGCTGAGGAATTCTGGGAAAAAGACTGA
- a CDS encoding type II toxin-antitoxin system RelE family toxin — translation MYRLQVRPEVQKVVEKLAKKDKKQVEIIFSKVDEILQDPHRYKNLRSPLNHWKRVHIDSHFVLLFSVDEKEKIVILEYYGHHDDVY, via the coding sequence ATGTATCGGCTACAAGTAAGGCCAGAAGTTCAAAAAGTTGTTGAGAAGCTGGCAAAGAAAGACAAAAAGCAAGTTGAAATCATATTTAGCAAGGTTGATGAGATCCTTCAGGATCCTCATAGATACAAAAATTTAAGGTCTCCTCTCAATCACTGGAAAAGAGTACACATCGACTCTCACTTTGTACTGCTTTTTTCTGTGGATGAAAAGGAGAAAATTGTTATTCTGGAATATTACGGCCATCATGATGATGTATATTAA
- a CDS encoding GNAT family N-acetyltransferase translates to MDLVKIHAKPDLYLKCLKKALWDTAGIFLLKRWGKIKAENIGTVDDTMIPEILRIQAEGFENEKQGELLKYFKKFRDIFYVITSQDKVIGYCTYRLKPAFSSRGFEIKSVIYSIAIDSKFRNKGFGRKLLEESIMEMKLNRVSSVLLFVNVKNAPALKLYQKTGFSIVNKVDNICGQNERCYKMEMKLL, encoded by the coding sequence ATGGATCTTGTAAAAATCCACGCAAAGCCAGATCTATATTTAAAATGTCTTAAAAAAGCGCTCTGGGATACTGCAGGAATTTTTCTTTTAAAGAGATGGGGGAAGATAAAAGCCGAAAATATAGGAACTGTTGATGATACCATGATTCCGGAAATCCTTAGAATTCAGGCCGAAGGATTTGAAAATGAAAAGCAGGGCGAACTTTTAAAATATTTTAAGAAATTCAGAGACATCTTTTATGTAATTACGAGCCAGGATAAAGTAATAGGCTACTGTACATATCGCCTGAAACCAGCGTTTTCGTCCCGAGGGTTTGAAATAAAATCCGTAATTTATTCGATTGCAATTGACAGTAAATTCCGAAATAAGGGATTTGGCAGGAAGCTTCTGGAAGAAAGCATCATGGAAATGAAGCTTAATAGAGTGTCATCTGTCCTCCTGTTTGTAAACGTAAAGAATGCACCTGCCCTAAAATTATACCAGAAAACTGGCTTTTCGATAGTGAATAAAGTAGACAACATATGTGGGCAAAACGAGAGATGCTACAAAATGGAAATGAAACTCCTTTGA